One window of Phycisphaeraceae bacterium genomic DNA carries:
- a CDS encoding ABC transporter ATP-binding protein produces MNQRVQDAGSERLLTVRDLTVSFPGTGFPARVVEGVSLSVARNQTLAVVGESGSGKSMTALAIMRLLPDSAVVERGQIHLCEGGATTALESLGKREMVRVRGGRIAMIFQEPMTSLNPVLTIGDQLLEAVRLHRPEAADAERLVTEELERMGIRGAGSRLGAYPHEFSGGMRQRVMIAMALLCRPCVLIADEPTTALDVTVQAQVLDLIDQARRERDLGVMLITHDLGLVAQRSDRICVMYRGRVVEYGSTREVLASPAHPYTRALISCMPGVGRRGGRLPIVSEIMSSVESIRGTLGGLTPWWPEHGPPPGGTPVGESSVLVPVGPGRLVGVWAEPMALACGSTDV; encoded by the coding sequence ATGAATCAGAGGGTACAGGATGCCGGGTCGGAGCGACTGCTCACGGTTCGTGATCTCACGGTCTCATTTCCGGGGACCGGGTTCCCGGCTCGGGTGGTTGAGGGTGTCTCTCTGAGTGTCGCTCGGAACCAGACACTCGCTGTTGTGGGAGAGTCGGGCAGCGGGAAGTCGATGACCGCGCTCGCGATCATGCGACTGTTGCCGGATTCGGCGGTTGTTGAGCGGGGGCAGATTCACCTGTGCGAGGGCGGTGCGACGACCGCTCTGGAGTCGCTCGGCAAACGCGAGATGGTACGGGTTCGGGGTGGGCGGATCGCGATGATCTTTCAGGAGCCGATGACGTCGCTGAATCCCGTGTTGACGATCGGCGATCAGTTGCTCGAGGCGGTGCGTTTGCACCGGCCTGAAGCGGCCGATGCGGAGCGGCTCGTCACGGAGGAACTCGAACGCATGGGTATCCGGGGTGCGGGCTCGCGGCTTGGCGCGTATCCCCACGAGTTCTCGGGCGGGATGCGTCAGCGTGTGATGATCGCGATGGCGCTTCTGTGTCGTCCGTGCGTGCTGATCGCGGATGAACCGACGACGGCTCTTGATGTGACTGTGCAGGCGCAGGTGCTTGACTTGATCGACCAGGCGCGCCGTGAGAGGGATTTGGGCGTGATGCTGATCACCCACGATCTCGGTCTTGTCGCGCAACGTTCCGACCGAATCTGTGTGATGTATCGGGGACGGGTGGTCGAATACGGCTCGACACGTGAGGTGCTTGCCTCGCCCGCGCATCCGTACACGCGTGCCTTGATTTCGTGTATGCCGGGAGTGGGGCGAAGGGGCGGGCGGCTTCCGATCGTGTCGGAGATCATGAGCAGCGTGGAGTCGATACGTGGGACGCTCGGCGGGCTGACGCCGTGGTGGCCTGAGCATGGCCCTCCCCCCGGGGGGACTCCGGTGGGGGAGAGCAGCGTGCTTGTTCCTGTAGGGCCCGGGCGGCTTGTCGGGGTGTGGGCGGAGCCGATGGCTCTCGCGTGCGGAAGCACGGACGTGTAA
- a CDS encoding glycosyltransferase translates to MRVLIIADEIFGTRERSMLSRLEIGLADEGVRVAHALPEGLAGVAGVGPLIEAMSYDATRVPFTRGLRAARLASQAVSIQQAESERGQSQASGRSVDVVHAFGGAAWDLSLDVARRIGSAIAFEVWRMGLVDRAVSISRRDPQVQRVFLAPDITIERRLKAAGLTAVRAAPWGVHAIARTRPAVSPDRSVSIVITGGGRDARATLAALEGVGLATSERADAVIFMDAMAARRSRAWSVAKRLGLLGRLSLIDDIEMRRDIALRADILVQPEAVGEQRSVLLDAMAAGMVVVAAADPGVSWLVDDKTAWLVDEHTPRVWANTIARALSDPARARALAARASAQVAQEHRATSHVASVLGAYEWVVGGPRARVGPRS, encoded by the coding sequence ATGCGGGTCTTGATCATCGCCGATGAGATTTTCGGCACGCGGGAGCGGTCGATGCTCTCGCGTCTAGAGATCGGGCTGGCGGACGAGGGGGTTCGTGTCGCGCACGCTCTTCCCGAGGGGCTTGCGGGTGTCGCTGGTGTCGGGCCGTTGATTGAGGCCATGAGTTACGATGCCACGCGGGTGCCGTTTACGCGCGGGCTCCGTGCGGCACGGCTCGCGTCTCAAGCGGTCTCGATCCAGCAAGCCGAATCGGAGAGGGGCCAGTCTCAAGCTTCGGGCAGGTCGGTCGATGTTGTTCACGCCTTCGGGGGCGCGGCGTGGGATCTGTCTCTGGATGTTGCCCGGCGCATCGGATCTGCCATTGCCTTCGAGGTCTGGCGTATGGGACTGGTGGATCGAGCGGTCTCGATCAGCAGGCGGGACCCGCAGGTGCAGCGGGTGTTTCTGGCGCCGGACATTACGATTGAGCGGCGGCTGAAGGCGGCGGGATTGACGGCGGTGCGTGCCGCGCCGTGGGGAGTGCACGCGATCGCGAGAACTCGACCGGCGGTATCGCCGGATCGTTCCGTCAGCATCGTGATCACGGGAGGAGGGAGAGACGCAAGGGCAACGCTCGCGGCTCTTGAGGGGGTCGGGTTGGCGACATCCGAGCGTGCCGACGCGGTGATTTTCATGGATGCCATGGCGGCGCGGCGTTCGAGGGCGTGGTCGGTTGCGAAGCGGTTGGGGCTGCTCGGTCGCCTGTCGCTGATTGACGATATCGAGATGCGCCGGGATATCGCGCTGCGTGCTGATATTCTGGTGCAGCCGGAGGCGGTGGGCGAGCAGCGGAGCGTGCTGCTCGACGCGATGGCGGCGGGCATGGTGGTTGTAGCCGCGGCGGATCCGGGTGTTTCGTGGCTCGTGGATGACAAGACGGCTTGGCTCGTGGATGAGCACACGCCTCGCGTGTGGGCGAACACGATCGCGCGAGCGTTGAGTGATCCGGCCCGAGCGAGGGCTCTTGCGGCGCGAGCATCCGCGCAGGTCGCGCAGGAGCATCGCGCGACCTCGCATGTCGCTTCGGTTCTCGGGGCGTATGAGTGGGTCGTCGGAGGCCCGCGGGCCCGGGTTGGACCCAGGTCATGA